In Desulfopila inferna, a single window of DNA contains:
- a CDS encoding tautomerase family protein encodes MPYVNIRVAGELSREQKAEICRGVTDVIAKAANKPPESILIFIDEVVRENIAKSGKLLDEL; translated from the coding sequence ATGCCCTATGTCAACATCAGAGTCGCCGGAGAGCTCAGCCGTGAACAGAAAGCCGAAATCTGCCGGGGCGTCACCGATGTCATAGCCAAGGCGGCCAACAAGCCTCCCGAAAGCATCCTCATCTTCATTGATGAAGTTGTCCGCGAAAACATTGCCAAATCAGGAAAACTCCTTGATGAGCTCTAA
- a CDS encoding diguanylate cyclase domain-containing protein → MCKVLVVENNPTILKLICYHLETMDCSVTTASNGLEALVKIDKETPDIIFTDIIMPKISGDQLCTIIRKDRKLKEIFIAVHSSTSLEDNRQILELDADVYIAKGPEANLKDHIFHVIDQYRKGIRRSQTTIGGDSLYPREITKELLLARKHYHAIFNSVAEAVVEMDCNGMIVQANTATQKLLRRGLLRILSTKFTDHIEGPEKQKVIDWIAKVKNADFKKNEIFSSSYETPMTVCKRRVLLNLVAIEGVEGLFIIGILQDITEQKATEETLAKTLNEFNAVINTIDYGILLLDADLRIRIVNQAYRELWGMPKEFTDRRPTFRELMEYNNLSGIYDIPPENADEYIHKRIKAIRRGNIAPIELKLRNGKVLQYQCAVLPDNGRLLTFYDITSLKNTGRQLEEALEKVSNLANHDPLTGLPNLRLARERLHSAVTLSRRKGWMTAVMFIDLDGFKDVNDSHGHDIGDQVLQEVADRLEESLRQADTVARIGGDEFLVIQTEVPHRLAAAKVAGKIVQKVSEPIIIGGNEITIGASIGIAVYPQDGEESRVLMKKADDAMYYTKRIGKNNYTFTPS, encoded by the coding sequence GTGTGCAAAGTTCTTGTCGTTGAGAATAATCCGACCATCCTCAAGCTCATCTGCTATCATCTTGAAACGATGGACTGCTCGGTGACCACAGCGTCCAACGGCCTCGAGGCCCTGGTCAAGATCGATAAAGAAACTCCGGACATCATCTTCACCGATATCATCATGCCCAAGATAAGCGGGGATCAGCTGTGCACCATTATCCGCAAGGATAGAAAACTCAAGGAAATTTTTATTGCTGTTCATTCCTCGACCTCACTGGAGGACAACCGGCAGATTCTTGAGCTCGATGCCGATGTCTACATAGCCAAAGGTCCCGAGGCCAATCTCAAGGATCATATTTTTCATGTTATAGATCAGTACCGCAAGGGCATCAGGCGCAGCCAAACAACCATCGGCGGCGACAGCCTCTATCCACGCGAAATAACTAAAGAACTACTACTCGCCCGAAAACACTACCATGCCATTTTCAACAGCGTCGCCGAAGCGGTCGTTGAGATGGACTGCAACGGCATGATTGTGCAGGCCAATACGGCGACACAAAAACTTCTCCGCAGAGGGTTACTCAGAATACTCTCGACAAAGTTCACCGACCACATTGAAGGACCTGAAAAACAGAAAGTGATCGACTGGATTGCAAAAGTAAAAAATGCCGATTTCAAAAAAAATGAGATCTTCAGTTCAAGCTATGAAACTCCGATGACGGTCTGCAAACGCAGGGTTCTCCTGAATCTGGTGGCTATCGAGGGAGTGGAAGGTCTTTTTATTATCGGTATTCTCCAGGATATCACCGAGCAGAAGGCAACAGAGGAAACCCTGGCAAAAACACTCAACGAATTCAATGCCGTCATCAATACTATTGATTACGGCATCCTTCTTCTCGATGCCGATTTGAGAATCCGTATCGTCAACCAGGCTTACCGTGAACTATGGGGAATGCCGAAGGAGTTTACCGACAGGCGACCTACATTCAGAGAGCTGATGGAATACAATAATCTCTCAGGCATATATGATATCCCTCCCGAAAACGCAGATGAGTATATCCACAAGCGCATCAAGGCCATACGCCGCGGCAATATCGCTCCGATAGAGCTCAAATTACGCAATGGAAAAGTTCTGCAATACCAGTGCGCCGTCCTTCCAGACAATGGCAGGCTCCTCACTTTCTACGACATTACCAGCTTGAAAAATACCGGACGGCAGCTTGAAGAGGCACTTGAAAAGGTGAGCAATCTGGCCAACCACGATCCCTTGACCGGACTGCCCAACCTGCGCCTTGCCAGAGAGAGACTGCACAGCGCCGTCACCCTCTCCAGGCGAAAGGGATGGATGACTGCCGTCATGTTCATCGACCTCGACGGCTTTAAAGATGTCAATGATTCCCATGGTCACGACATCGGCGACCAGGTACTGCAGGAGGTTGCGGACAGACTGGAGGAAAGCCTGCGTCAGGCTGATACAGTCGCCCGTATCGGCGGAGATGAATTTCTGGTAATACAGACCGAGGTGCCGCACCGTCTGGCCGCGGCCAAGGTGGCCGGGAAAATAGTACAGAAGGTATCCGAGCCCATTATAATTGGTGGAAATGAGATTACCATCGGAGCCAGTATCGGCATAGCAGTTTATCCGCAGGATGGTGAAGAAAGCAGGGTTCTTATGAAAAAGGCGGATGATGCCATGTACTACACCAAGCGAATCGGCAAAAACAACTATACCTTTACACCGAGCTGA
- a CDS encoding CoB--CoM heterodisulfide reductase iron-sulfur subunit A family protein codes for MSEPMKVGSVLIVGGGVTGMQAALDLADSGYYVYLIERTGAIGGAMSQLDKTFPTNDCSMCILAPKMVECGRHLNIKILTLSEVTRITGTAGNFRVTVNERPRFVDPGKCIACGICAAQCPKTVDNEYDASTGKRKAVYVKYAQAVPLKYQIDPDACLRLQKPGSCGICEQVCVAGAINFDDSGKVHELSVGALILAPGFEAFDPAPAGVWGYGKFPNVITSLQLERYLSATGPTQGHLLRPSDGKPVRKIAFLQCVGSRDENRCGNGYCSSVCCMYAIKEAVIAKQHFPGMSAAIYYMDMRTHGKDFDTYMEKAKTEDNVRFVRCRVHGVEPSSKNGDLRLHYINEEGRQMEELFDMVVLSVGLRTPRHVRKLAEIAGIQLSASNFASTSDFAPVTTSKEGIFTCGAFSGPKEIPQCVVEGSAAAAAVAGNLAPVRGEMRTIRSYSEERSVAGEEARIGVFVCHCGSNISDIVDVAELEQYASGLPGVVHVERNLFSCSQETQEILTSSIREKGLNRVVIAACTPRTHEPLFRETLKSAGLNEYLLEMANIRNQNSWVHDSRFATLKAKDLVRMAVAKVIHAAALQPVAVPIIQKGLVVGGGIAGMTAALNLANQGFEVDLVEKSDRLGGNALNLKHTFSGVHIPMQVAKLIDRVNMHEKINLHTETEVSKAEGFVGNFKTTLKSPGRKAKTVEHGIGIMATGAHIFRPTEYGYKQIRCVVTAIEFEKLHELKEKHVKRGKSFVFIQCVGSREKGRMYCSKVCCTHSVQSAIELKREDPTRNVYILYRDMRTYGEREYLFKKAREMGVVFINYELHGKPQVEETGRQILVNVWDHVLHRPVRIKADMVILATAIVADMEINRLAQHYRIPLDSNGFFQEAHAKLRPVDFTTEGIFTAGLAQYPKPVDESISQALAASARATTLLSRKEIYLDALKAVVNEHTCDGCALCIDVCPYHAIELIEIDQGEGAQPRKLVRINNAKCKGCGLCQGTCPMRGIDVAGFTMEQLGSQIKAALL; via the coding sequence TTGAGTGAACCGATGAAGGTCGGATCGGTCCTGATAGTCGGTGGCGGGGTCACGGGAATGCAGGCTGCACTGGATCTTGCCGATTCCGGCTATTATGTCTACCTGATCGAAAGAACAGGTGCCATCGGCGGCGCCATGTCACAACTGGACAAAACATTTCCCACCAATGACTGCTCGATGTGCATCCTTGCCCCCAAAATGGTGGAATGCGGCAGACATCTCAATATTAAAATATTGACGCTCAGCGAGGTTACCAGGATAACCGGGACCGCCGGTAACTTCCGGGTAACAGTCAATGAGCGCCCCCGTTTCGTTGATCCCGGAAAGTGCATCGCCTGCGGTATATGTGCCGCGCAATGCCCGAAAACCGTGGATAATGAATACGATGCCTCGACCGGTAAACGTAAGGCCGTTTATGTAAAATACGCGCAGGCTGTGCCGCTGAAATACCAGATCGACCCCGATGCCTGCCTGCGCCTGCAAAAACCAGGTTCCTGCGGGATCTGTGAGCAGGTCTGCGTCGCCGGGGCCATCAACTTCGATGATTCCGGTAAGGTACATGAGCTGTCGGTGGGAGCCCTGATCCTGGCTCCGGGATTCGAAGCCTTTGATCCGGCTCCGGCAGGGGTATGGGGATATGGCAAATTCCCTAATGTCATCACCTCATTGCAGCTCGAGCGCTATCTTTCCGCGACCGGTCCGACGCAAGGACATCTACTCAGACCCTCCGACGGCAAGCCGGTCCGCAAAATCGCCTTTCTTCAATGCGTCGGTTCACGGGATGAGAACAGATGCGGTAACGGTTACTGCTCCTCGGTCTGCTGCATGTATGCCATAAAGGAGGCGGTTATCGCCAAACAGCATTTCCCCGGGATGTCGGCGGCTATCTATTATATGGATATGCGGACCCATGGCAAGGATTTCGACACCTATATGGAAAAGGCCAAAACCGAAGATAACGTCCGCTTTGTGCGCTGCCGGGTGCATGGAGTCGAGCCTTCTTCCAAAAACGGAGACCTGCGCCTGCACTACATAAATGAAGAGGGCCGACAGATGGAAGAACTCTTTGATATGGTAGTGCTCTCCGTCGGCCTCAGAACTCCCCGGCATGTAAGGAAGCTTGCTGAAATAGCAGGTATTCAGCTTTCCGCCAGCAACTTTGCCTCCACCTCGGATTTTGCCCCGGTAACCACCTCGAAAGAGGGAATTTTTACCTGCGGCGCCTTTTCAGGACCCAAGGAGATTCCGCAATGCGTCGTCGAAGGCTCCGCTGCCGCCGCCGCTGTGGCCGGCAATCTTGCCCCGGTGCGTGGCGAGATGAGAACGATAAGAAGCTACTCCGAAGAGCGTAGCGTCGCCGGCGAAGAGGCCCGGATTGGGGTTTTTGTCTGTCATTGCGGCTCCAATATATCCGATATTGTCGATGTGGCCGAACTGGAGCAATATGCCTCCGGCCTGCCCGGCGTGGTCCATGTGGAGAGAAATCTTTTTTCCTGTTCCCAGGAAACCCAGGAGATTCTGACCAGTTCCATCAGGGAGAAGGGTTTGAACAGGGTGGTTATTGCCGCATGTACGCCGCGGACCCATGAGCCGCTTTTCCGGGAGACCCTGAAAAGCGCCGGTCTTAATGAATATCTGTTGGAAATGGCAAACATCAGGAACCAGAATTCATGGGTTCACGACAGCCGGTTCGCTACCCTGAAGGCTAAGGATCTGGTGCGCATGGCGGTAGCCAAGGTGATCCATGCTGCGGCACTGCAGCCAGTTGCCGTGCCGATAATCCAGAAGGGACTGGTGGTGGGCGGCGGCATAGCCGGCATGACCGCCGCACTCAATCTGGCCAATCAGGGCTTTGAGGTAGACCTGGTGGAAAAATCAGATCGCCTGGGCGGCAATGCCCTCAATCTCAAACACACTTTTTCCGGTGTACATATTCCCATGCAGGTGGCAAAGCTGATTGACAGGGTCAATATGCATGAAAAGATCAATCTGCACACCGAAACGGAAGTGAGCAAGGCCGAAGGATTCGTCGGCAACTTCAAAACCACTTTGAAATCACCAGGGCGGAAGGCCAAAACAGTTGAACACGGCATTGGCATAATGGCTACCGGCGCCCATATCTTCCGACCGACTGAATATGGATATAAACAAATCCGCTGCGTGGTTACCGCAATCGAGTTTGAAAAACTGCACGAACTCAAGGAAAAGCATGTCAAGCGGGGCAAGTCTTTTGTCTTCATACAGTGTGTCGGTTCCCGGGAAAAAGGACGCATGTACTGCTCCAAGGTATGCTGCACCCACTCGGTGCAGTCCGCCATCGAGTTGAAGCGCGAAGATCCTACCAGGAACGTCTACATCCTCTACCGGGATATGCGCACCTACGGCGAGCGCGAGTATCTTTTCAAGAAGGCCCGCGAAATGGGGGTTGTCTTCATCAATTACGAATTGCATGGCAAACCCCAGGTGGAGGAGACTGGCCGGCAGATACTGGTGAATGTCTGGGATCACGTCCTCCACCGTCCGGTGCGGATAAAAGCGGATATGGTCATCCTGGCCACTGCCATCGTCGCTGATATGGAGATCAACAGGCTGGCACAGCACTACAGGATACCTCTGGACAGCAACGGGTTTTTCCAGGAAGCTCATGCCAAGCTGCGTCCGGTGGATTTCACCACGGAAGGTATTTTTACAGCGGGTCTGGCCCAGTACCCGAAGCCTGTCGATGAGTCGATTTCCCAGGCACTCGCGGCCTCGGCACGGGCGACTACTCTGCTCTCCAGGAAGGAGATTTATCTCGATGCCCTCAAGGCTGTCGTCAATGAGCATACCTGCGACGGCTGTGCTCTATGCATCGACGTTTGCCCCTATCATGCCATAGAATTGATCGAGATCGATCAGGGTGAAGGTGCCCAGCCCAGGAAACTGGTGCGTATAAACAATGCCAAGTGCAAAGGCTGCGGCCTATGCCAGGGCACCTGTCCGATGAGGGGAATCGATGTAGCCGGTTTCACCATGGAGCAGCTCGGCAGTCAAATTAAAGCGGCCCTGCTATGA
- the galE gene encoding UDP-glucose 4-epimerase GalE, translating into MKIVVTGGAGYIGSHTCLELLEAGHQVVVIDNLVNSSRESLRRVEELTGRPVEFHEVDLLDMEGLEKVFNSASPIDGVIHFAGLKAVGESVAKPLLYYNNNIKATLNLCDVMVRHDVKSIIFSSSATVYGDPATVPITEDFPLSCTNPYGRTKLMSEEILTDLSMALDGWDVILLRYFNPVGAHHSGRIGEDPDGIPNNLMPYVSQVAVGKLRELSVFGNDYPTRDGTGVRDYIHVVDLALGHVKALQKMNSGSGVSIYNLGTGKGYSVLEIAHAFEKVCGKAIPYRIAKRRPGDIATCYADPAKALKELGWRAERGLEEMCESTWNWQKNNPEGY; encoded by the coding sequence ATGAAAATAGTAGTAACCGGCGGTGCAGGTTATATCGGCAGTCATACCTGTCTCGAACTCCTTGAGGCCGGCCATCAGGTGGTTGTGATCGACAACCTGGTCAACTCCAGCAGGGAATCGTTGAGAAGGGTCGAGGAATTGACCGGCAGGCCAGTTGAGTTTCATGAGGTTGATCTGCTCGACATGGAAGGGCTGGAAAAGGTGTTCAACTCCGCTTCACCGATAGATGGAGTCATCCACTTTGCCGGGTTGAAAGCTGTGGGGGAATCCGTGGCAAAGCCTCTGCTTTATTACAACAATAACATCAAAGCTACGCTCAATCTCTGTGATGTTATGGTTCGTCATGACGTTAAGAGCATTATTTTCAGTTCGTCGGCGACGGTGTATGGCGATCCCGCCACCGTGCCGATAACTGAAGATTTTCCGCTATCCTGCACCAACCCCTACGGCAGGACCAAATTAATGAGTGAGGAGATATTGACTGATCTCAGCATGGCCCTCGATGGCTGGGATGTCATTCTTTTGCGCTATTTCAATCCGGTCGGGGCGCACCATAGTGGCCGCATCGGTGAAGATCCGGACGGCATTCCCAATAATCTGATGCCGTATGTCTCGCAGGTTGCCGTAGGCAAACTTAGGGAGCTCTCGGTTTTCGGGAACGATTACCCCACCAGGGACGGCACCGGCGTGCGTGATTACATTCACGTGGTCGATCTGGCTCTTGGGCATGTCAAGGCGCTGCAGAAGATGAATAGCGGCAGCGGTGTTTCTATCTACAATCTCGGAACGGGGAAGGGGTACAGTGTTCTCGAGATTGCTCACGCCTTCGAGAAGGTTTGCGGCAAGGCCATTCCTTATAGGATAGCCAAGAGACGACCCGGGGATATCGCCACCTGTTATGCCGATCCGGCCAAGGCTCTGAAAGAACTGGGCTGGCGGGCTGAAAGAGGTCTTGAGGAAATGTGCGAGTCCACCTGGAACTGGCAGAAAAATAACCCCGAAGGCTATTGA
- a CDS encoding hydrogenase maturation protease: protein MAQESCSKVIFGCGNLIMGDDGFGPAVIDELNSRYALPDSVAAIDAGTNVREYLFDYLLSSEGRPDTLIILDAVDFRDRKPGDVFLIESSSIPAQKIHDFSLHQFPTVNLLSELEEHTGMRIIILAAQVEYIPDEIQPGLSPSMKKAVFAACDKILQILSVNSEMR, encoded by the coding sequence ATGGCACAAGAGAGTTGCTCGAAGGTTATATTCGGGTGCGGCAACCTGATAATGGGGGATGATGGCTTTGGACCGGCTGTAATCGACGAACTCAATTCGAGATATGCATTACCGGATTCGGTTGCGGCAATCGATGCGGGTACCAATGTCAGGGAATATCTTTTTGATTATCTTCTGAGTTCCGAGGGGCGTCCGGATACCCTGATTATTCTGGATGCCGTTGATTTCCGGGACAGGAAACCTGGTGATGTCTTTCTCATTGAATCTTCGTCAATTCCTGCGCAGAAGATCCACGATTTCTCACTCCATCAGTTCCCCACCGTTAATCTACTCTCTGAACTCGAAGAACATACCGGCATGCGGATTATCATTCTGGCGGCCCAGGTTGAATACATTCCAGATGAAATTCAACCGGGACTGTCACCGAGTATGAAGAAAGCCGTTTTTGCCGCCTGTGATAAAATATTGCAGATTCTGTCTGTTAACAGTGAAATGAGGTGA
- the ligA gene encoding NAD-dependent DNA ligase LigA: protein MSSNYPADAEMLLNELKKQLGEHAYNYHVLDNPTISDSEYDQLFHNLLQIEKEYPELVTPDSPSRRIGGMPLDKFNQVAHRIPMLSLENAFSDEDLIDFESRLMRYLNSSSTPHYVAEPKLDGLAIELIYREGTLIRALTRGDGRTGEDVSAQVRTISAIPLRLRAPYPRLLEVRGEVFMDKEGFRRLNQLREKNGEQLFANPRNAAAGSLRQLDPRITAGRPLRFFAFGISTAEGLEIEGQYAMLFDFLKERGLPVNDMTRLCKNIEDVVAAYDDLLAVRHNLPYEIDGVVVKVDSFSLQERLGFKARAPRWAIACKFPATQATTKLLDVVFQVGRTGALTPVAILEPVNVGGALVGRATLHNQEELERKDLRLGDTVLIQRAGDVIPEVVKPITEKRTGTEKPVTAPSICPVCSHSLVKHENEVVTRCPNTMCAAQKLRALIHFSSKAGLDIEGLGKKYIEQLVNEKIIEDIPDIFLLDQDKLAALPGWGEKSAAKVLEAISAKKTPPFSKLLAALGIRFIGETTATLLEQRFRTLGALTEASTEELLQIEGIGLRTAQSLSAYFADSRTRDILKRLEAVGVSPTAPQRPVAGLLSGKSFLFTGSLEMLSRSEAKKRVKENGGEVSTSVSKKLTHVVAGSSPGSKLQQAEQAGKAIISEEDFLKLIGKN, encoded by the coding sequence ATGAGCTCTAACTACCCTGCCGATGCCGAGATGCTCCTCAATGAGCTGAAAAAACAGCTCGGGGAGCACGCCTATAATTATCATGTCCTTGACAATCCAACGATCTCGGACAGTGAGTATGACCAGCTTTTCCATAATCTTCTGCAGATAGAAAAAGAATACCCGGAACTGGTCACACCCGACTCTCCCAGTCGGCGTATCGGCGGCATGCCGCTTGACAAGTTTAATCAGGTCGCCCATCGTATCCCCATGCTGAGCCTGGAGAATGCCTTTTCCGATGAGGACCTGATTGACTTTGAGAGCAGGCTGATGCGCTACCTTAACAGCTCATCAACTCCACATTACGTTGCTGAGCCGAAACTCGACGGCCTCGCCATAGAGCTTATTTACAGAGAAGGCACTCTCATACGGGCCCTTACCCGCGGAGACGGCAGAACAGGAGAAGATGTCAGCGCACAGGTGCGCACCATTTCCGCCATTCCGTTGAGATTGAGAGCACCCTACCCCAGACTGCTTGAAGTCCGCGGCGAGGTTTTTATGGACAAAGAGGGATTTCGCCGGCTCAATCAACTCCGGGAAAAAAACGGTGAACAGCTCTTTGCCAATCCTCGCAATGCCGCAGCCGGTTCACTGAGGCAGCTGGATCCCCGCATTACAGCCGGTCGTCCGCTTCGCTTTTTTGCCTTCGGCATTTCAACGGCCGAGGGACTTGAAATAGAGGGACAATACGCCATGCTCTTTGATTTTCTCAAAGAACGCGGTCTGCCCGTCAACGATATGACCAGGTTGTGCAAAAACATAGAAGATGTTGTTGCCGCCTATGATGATCTTCTCGCCGTTCGTCATAATCTTCCTTATGAGATAGACGGGGTTGTGGTCAAGGTCGACAGTTTTTCCCTTCAGGAGCGCCTCGGCTTCAAGGCCAGAGCACCACGCTGGGCCATCGCCTGCAAGTTTCCGGCAACCCAGGCAACGACAAAACTGCTCGATGTCGTCTTCCAGGTCGGCCGAACGGGAGCCCTGACTCCTGTTGCCATACTTGAGCCCGTTAATGTCGGCGGCGCCCTTGTCGGCAGAGCCACGCTCCATAACCAGGAAGAGCTCGAACGCAAGGATCTGCGCCTCGGCGACACGGTACTGATCCAGCGGGCAGGCGACGTCATCCCTGAAGTTGTCAAACCGATCACCGAGAAAAGAACGGGCACGGAAAAACCCGTCACAGCGCCATCCATCTGCCCTGTTTGCTCTCATTCCCTTGTAAAACATGAGAATGAAGTGGTGACCAGGTGTCCGAATACCATGTGTGCCGCACAAAAACTCAGGGCACTTATTCACTTCAGTTCCAAAGCCGGGCTTGATATCGAAGGCCTGGGAAAAAAATATATCGAACAGCTCGTCAACGAGAAGATTATCGAGGATATTCCCGACATTTTCCTTCTTGATCAAGACAAATTGGCTGCCTTGCCGGGCTGGGGGGAAAAATCGGCCGCAAAAGTTCTTGAGGCGATTTCCGCCAAAAAAACTCCGCCGTTCAGCAAGCTGCTGGCCGCCCTCGGTATTCGATTTATCGGGGAAACAACCGCCACTCTGCTGGAGCAGCGCTTTCGAACCTTGGGTGCGCTGACAGAGGCGAGTACTGAAGAGCTCCTCCAGATCGAGGGCATCGGCCTGCGCACGGCACAAAGCCTGTCCGCATATTTCGCCGACTCCAGGACCCGGGACATTCTCAAGCGCCTGGAGGCGGTTGGTGTCTCCCCCACCGCTCCTCAAAGACCGGTAGCTGGACTCCTTTCCGGCAAAAGCTTTCTCTTTACCGGAAGTCTGGAAATGCTTTCACGAAGCGAAGCCAAAAAACGAGTCAAAGAAAACGGCGGCGAGGTCTCCACTTCGGTGAGCAAAAAATTAACCCATGTGGTAGCCGGCAGCAGTCCCGGCTCGAAGTTGCAACAGGCTGAACAGGCAGGCAAAGCAATTATCAGCGAAGAGGATTTCCTCAAGCTCATCGGCAAAAATTAG
- a CDS encoding 4Fe-4S dicluster domain-containing protein, with product MYEFKVSEMAEEFGVHRNTIRNWINAGTLEAKEGPGRKYLMKFDDYQELCEKFGRKPLVRPNSHVDLETVKSLEEKNSELPVIELGGPMKKFYDDPKWADGCLTCGTCASACPIAGVDGLDPRKIVRMTFLGMEEDLLATDWPWKCTMCAKCENVCPANIEIMQLIRKIRSLRPRDLVPGPIHKGVITCLERGNNLGIPKEDFISLLEGLGEELAEESCPGFATPIDAHGARILVQVNSKEPFAEPDDLKWWWKIYHAAGESWTISSENWEGLNWGYFSGDDESMKTVVGRIVDNMRRLNCEVLLLPESGHSYYATRYGLNRWYPDALKEFKICTLFDLLLKYIHEGRIQIDQSRHPQKTVYHDPCNYGRKSLKAFGQEYFEEGREIVRACCPDMVEMEPNRQTNYCCGAGGGAWAMPFSAERIYYGRMKARQITESEAELVVASCHGCRDQLKKSLVQEYNLNVEVKYLWELVADSLILPDAP from the coding sequence ATGTACGAATTTAAAGTCAGTGAAATGGCCGAAGAATTTGGTGTGCATCGAAATACCATAAGAAACTGGATAAACGCCGGTACCCTGGAAGCCAAAGAAGGACCCGGCAGAAAGTATCTTATGAAGTTTGATGATTACCAGGAATTATGTGAGAAATTCGGCCGCAAGCCCCTTGTTCGACCTAATAGTCATGTAGATCTCGAAACCGTCAAATCACTGGAGGAGAAAAACTCGGAACTTCCGGTAATCGAACTCGGCGGTCCCATGAAAAAATTCTATGACGATCCCAAGTGGGCAGATGGCTGTCTGACTTGCGGAACCTGTGCCAGCGCCTGTCCTATTGCAGGAGTCGATGGCCTGGATCCGCGCAAGATCGTACGCATGACCTTTCTCGGCATGGAAGAAGATCTTCTAGCCACGGACTGGCCATGGAAATGCACCATGTGTGCCAAATGCGAGAACGTCTGCCCGGCCAATATTGAAATTATGCAGCTTATCCGCAAGATCCGCTCCCTTCGTCCCAGGGATCTGGTCCCCGGTCCGATTCATAAAGGGGTTATTACCTGTCTTGAACGCGGCAATAATCTGGGAATTCCCAAGGAAGACTTTATCTCGCTGCTGGAAGGACTGGGGGAGGAGCTTGCCGAGGAATCCTGCCCCGGTTTTGCCACACCCATCGATGCCCACGGTGCCAGAATCCTGGTCCAGGTGAATTCGAAGGAGCCCTTTGCCGAACCGGATGACCTGAAATGGTGGTGGAAAATCTATCATGCCGCCGGTGAATCATGGACGATATCCTCGGAGAACTGGGAAGGACTCAACTGGGGATATTTTTCAGGTGACGATGAGTCGATGAAAACTGTGGTCGGCAGGATCGTCGATAATATGCGAAGGCTCAACTGTGAGGTTCTGTTGCTTCCGGAATCAGGTCATTCCTATTATGCTACCCGCTACGGGCTTAACAGATGGTATCCCGACGCCTTGAAAGAATTCAAGATCTGTACGCTCTTCGACCTGCTCCTCAAGTATATCCATGAAGGCCGGATCCAGATCGATCAGAGCAGGCATCCACAGAAAACCGTTTACCACGATCCCTGTAATTATGGCCGTAAATCCCTCAAGGCCTTCGGCCAGGAATATTTCGAAGAGGGCCGGGAGATAGTCCGCGCCTGCTGCCCCGATATGGTTGAAATGGAACCAAATCGGCAGACCAACTACTGCTGCGGAGCCGGTGGCGGGGCCTGGGCCATGCCCTTTTCCGCGGAAAGAATCTATTACGGCCGCATGAAGGCTCGGCAGATAACCGAATCGGAAGCGGAACTTGTCGTCGCCTCCTGTCACGGCTGCAGAGATCAACTCAAGAAATCCCTGGTTCAGGAATATAATCTCAATGTTGAAGTCAAGTATCTCTGGGAGCTTGTAGCCGATTCGCTGATTTTGCCGGATGCGCCATGA